Within the Deltaproteobacteria bacterium genome, the region AACGGCGCGGGTCTTCGGCGAGTTCGATCGCTTGCAGGTGGGCCTCAATAAGAAAACTATTGACGCAACAGAAGCGTTGTCAAAAACCCTCCCGGAACTTTTAGAAATGTCTCGCGAACTCGCGGTCGCGGTTAATAGCCGAGGAAAACTGCGAGGTGCGAAATGAGCTGGTACTCGACCTGGGCCTTTGCGTTGCTGCCGGTCGCGGTTTTCCTCGTGGCTTGGGCCTATCGGCTGTCGCGAAAAAAATCGCCGACCATACAATACTCCTCTTTGAGTATTTTAAAGGGACTGCCAAGGCCGCTGCGCACAAGACTGCTTTGGCTGCCGTCGGTCGTGTTTCTTTTGGCTATGACGCTCTTGATAGCAGGCCTTGCTCGCCCCCAGAGAGCAGACACAAAAATCCGAAAGAACGTCGAGGGTATCGACATCATGTTGGTGCTTGATGTTTCGGATTCCATGTTGATCGAAGACATGAAACCGAATCGGCTTGAAGTTTCAAAGCAAATGCTGATGGACTTCGTGAAGAGACGCACAACGGATCGTCTTGGTCTTGTGGTTTTCTCAGGGGAATCTTACACCCGAGTCCCATTGACTTTAGATTACAAAATTTTGCTCCAGAGCATCGAGCAAATTAAAATAAGTCGGAACATAAAAATGGGTACTGCCATCGGCGTGGCACTTGCGAACGGGACCGCGCGATTAAAGGATTCGACGGCGCGATCACGCGTGATGGTTTTTCTAACGGATGGTGAAAACAACTCGGGCACGATTGACCCAGAGACAGCGCTCGACATAGCGAAGGGCTTTGGACTTCGGATATACACAATTGGTGCTGGGCGAGATGGTGATGCGCAGCTTCCGGTTGAAACTCAGGATGCTTTTGGACGCAAAGTGAAGCGGTATCAGCCGATCCATTCGAAAGTGAACGACGAACTTTTAGGGAAAATGGCCTCTGACACTGGGGGCAAGTACTATCGTGCGACAGACAACGAATCGCTGAAAAAAGTTTTTACAGATATTGATCGGTTAGAAAAAACCAAAATCGATGTCAACCAATACACTAAGTACGCCGAACTCTATCAGTCTTGGGTGCTTTGGGGATTGATGGCTCTTTTCTTTTCGTGGTTTTTGCAGCTGACAGTGTTTCGGAGGGTGCCGTAATGCGCTTTGCAAATCCGGAATGGCTTGGGCTTCTGTGGTTACTTCCTGCTTTATGGCTACTGCTTTGGTGGAATGGGCGGCTAGCTAAGAAAAAACTCACCGCCGAGTTGGGTGTACGCATGGCACCTTTGCTGGCCCGTGATGGTTCTGCGTCAAAAAAAAGATGGAAAGTGGCGCTTCGTTCGCTCGGCATCGTGATGGCTTGTTTAGGACTTGCGCGACCTCAAATGGGTAAAGGCCAGTCTGAGATCAAAGTTCGCGGAGTCGAGCTGATGGTGATGCTCGACATTTCGACCTCCATGCTTGCGGAGGACGTAAAGCCTTCACGTCTTCAATTTGCTAAGGCGGAACTCACCAGACTTTTCGACATGATGTCCGGCGACAAAGTCGGCCTTGTTGCCTTTGCGGGCTCCGCTTTGTTGCTATCACCTCTAACCAATGACATTTCGTCACTTAAAATGTTTCTCGATTCTGTTTCGCCATACTCGGTCGAGACACAAGGGACGGATGTAACCAAAGGACTCGAAGAAGCTGCCAACGCATTCGAGCGCGGCGGCACCGAGGATGATGATCAAGCAAAAACGACGCGCGTAATTTTGGTGTTGAGCGACGGCGAAGACCAAGAAAAAGGTGCGCTGGAGATTGCGAAGAAATTGACGAAAGAAGGCGTTCGCATTTTCACAATCGCCTTCGGCACCGAGCGAGGTGGGCTGGTGCCTATGCGCGACGAACGAGGTTTCCTAAGAGGTTACAAAAAAGACCGGTCGGGTAAAGAAGTTGTATCTCAAGTTAAGGGTGAATTCTTGAAAGAGCTGGCGCGAGTTGGCCAGGGCGCTTTTCACTTTGCGACGTTCGGTGGAAACGAAGCCCGTATGGTGAAAGCTGATTTGGATAAGCTACAGAAAACGGAATTCGCGTCTAGCATGGCAACCCAGTATGAAGAACGATTTCAGTTGTTCCTCGCACTTGCGCTTTTATTTTTTGCACTCGAGCTATTGATTTCTGAACAAGGCGGGCGCGAACGCGTTTGGCGTGGCCGATTTGAAGCTGGGCTTAAAGCGGTGTTGCCCTTTGCAATCGGTTTGATGCTTTTCAAGACTGACGCAGCGCTAGCATCCGATTTTGATGGAGTCCGGAAAAACAATGAAGCGCAAAAACAATTCAATGCCGAGCGCCCAGTTGAGGCCCTTGAAGGTTTCTCTAAGTCGCTTGAACATTTACCTGATCGAGCGGAAGTTCACTTTAATATTGCAACTTCCTTTATGGCTCTCAAAGACGACGACAAGGCTCTAAAAGAGTTCGATGTTGCGCTGAGAACAAATCCCGCGCCAGAGCTAGAGTTCAAAATCCACTTCAATAGAGCCCAAGTCCTTGCAACGAAAAAAGAAACAGCAAGGGCCCTTGATAGCTATCAAAATGCGCTTCGCCTGAATCCAGATTCTGTCGAAGTGAAAACCAATATTGAACTTCTGATGGCCGCTGGCGAGGGCGGAGGCGACGGCGACGAGAAAAATGATAAAAAGGATCCGAATAAACAAGACCAAAACGGTGATCAACAGAACCAGCCGGATCAGAAACAAGAGCAAAAGCCTCAGCAGGGCCCCACGCCGAAACCAACGGCGCGACCTTTTAAATCTGAGCAACTGAGCAATCAAGATGTAAGTCGAATTCTGGAAGAGCTCAAACGCCAGGAAGATCAGATTCGAGAACGGATGCAACGGGAAGGAGGCAAAGATGCTCCTCGCGAAAAAGATTGGTGAGACTTTGATGACGCGGAAACAATTGCAGTCGGTTGGCTGCGCGATACTGGTCGCGGTTGGAATTAATATTTTTCCAGTCGACCGCGCCCCCGCCCAGAGCGGAGGCGGCAAGCTTGAAGTGAAAGCGACACTGGATCGACGAGCGATCGAGCCCACCGAATCCGTGGTGCTATCAGTTTCAGTTGAATCGGCAGAAGAAGTTGAACCACAATCACCAACTCTTCCGCCTATGAATGATTTTGAAGTTCTCAATCAATGGCAGGCAAAAGAAGTTCGAGCAAATCTCGTTCAAACTCCGTCGGGGCCACAATTTCAGACTATGCGGCGAATGGTATTCAATTACCAACTTGCGCCAAAACGCCTCGGTGCCTTAACCATTTATCCAGTGGAAGTTGTGATCGACGGCCGAAGCTACCGCACGTCGGCATTGACGCTACAAGTGGCCAGCGGTGCGGGTCGTCGGCAGGCGCCGAACACAGCGCCCGGTGCGAGGCCGCCGCCAGGTTTTGAAGATGAAGAAGTTTCCGAAGAAGAAGATCTGTTTTCACAACTTCTTCGGCGTGGGATGGGGCAGATCCCGAGAGGTGGAGGTTCACGCACGCTCCCGACAAATCCGAAGGATGCGTTTTTCATTCAGGTGGAAACAGATAAAACCGAAGCCTATGTCGGCGAGCAAGTTACGGTTTCCTTTTTCCTTTACACGACAGGTTTGATTCGAGATCTCGACACGCTGAAGTATCCATCGCTGAAGGGGTTTTGGAAGGAAGACATCGAGATTGCAACGCACTTAAATTTCCAACAAGAAGTCGTGGATGGGGTTCCCTACAAAAAAGCGTTGCTCGCATCCTTCGCACTTTTCCCTATCAAAGAGGGAACTGCGATGATTGATAGCTATCAAGCAAAATGCACAGTGATTCCAGGCGCAGATCCGTTTGGTGCGCTTGGGATGGGTCGAGCGTTCACTTTTACCAAGGCGTCACAGCCCGTAAAAATCAACGTCAAACCACTTCCGTTGGAAGGTCGACCGGCAGATTTTTCTGGAGCTGTTGGTGATTTCGCTGTCACGGCAAGAATCGAAGACAATAACGTCGTTGCAAATCAGCCGTTCCCTCTGAAAATTCGATTCGAAGGACGCGGGAATGCCAAGCTTATTGATATTCCTCCGTTTCAGCCGCCCGAGGGAATGGAGCTCTACGATACACAGAAGGAAGCGAAGTTCTTCGGCTGGGGCACGAGCTTTAAAGAATTCACGGTGCAATTGATTCCCCGAAGAGACGGTGAGTTCGAAATTCCTCCGATCGCGGCTTCAATGTTTGACCCTGTGACAAAAAAGTATATTTCTCGCGCGACGGAATCGTTACGGCTGCGCGTAGGTAAGGGTTCGGGTGCCAACCGCAGTGGGTCCGAAAGTTA harbors:
- a CDS encoding VWA domain-containing protein, which encodes MSWYSTWAFALLPVAVFLVAWAYRLSRKKSPTIQYSSLSILKGLPRPLRTRLLWLPSVVFLLAMTLLIAGLARPQRADTKIRKNVEGIDIMLVLDVSDSMLIEDMKPNRLEVSKQMLMDFVKRRTTDRLGLVVFSGESYTRVPLTLDYKILLQSIEQIKISRNIKMGTAIGVALANGTARLKDSTARSRVMVFLTDGENNSGTIDPETALDIAKGFGLRIYTIGAGRDGDAQLPVETQDAFGRKVKRYQPIHSKVNDELLGKMASDTGGKYYRATDNESLKKVFTDIDRLEKTKIDVNQYTKYAELYQSWVLWGLMALFFSWFLQLTVFRRVP
- a CDS encoding protein BatD; protein product: MLLAKKIGETLMTRKQLQSVGCAILVAVGINIFPVDRAPAQSGGGKLEVKATLDRRAIEPTESVVLSVSVESAEEVEPQSPTLPPMNDFEVLNQWQAKEVRANLVQTPSGPQFQTMRRMVFNYQLAPKRLGALTIYPVEVVIDGRSYRTSALTLQVASGAGRRQAPNTAPGARPPPGFEDEEVSEEEDLFSQLLRRGMGQIPRGGGSRTLPTNPKDAFFIQVETDKTEAYVGEQVTVSFFLYTTGLIRDLDTLKYPSLKGFWKEDIEIATHLNFQQEVVDGVPYKKALLASFALFPIKEGTAMIDSYQAKCTVIPGADPFGALGMGRAFTFTKASQPVKINVKPLPLEGRPADFSGAVGDFAVTARIEDNNVVANQPFPLKIRFEGRGNAKLIDIPPFQPPEGMELYDTQKEAKFFGWGTSFKEFTVQLIPRRDGEFEIPPIAASMFDPVTKKYISRATESLRLRVGKGSGANRSGSESYTGGKTEARKNGKANGPAEPRLVEQFKSESRWTTAQAVSGAAGIYSLVIALLFGVAAKELGWGRGKPKLNRLVKARVRGLQEKANSGDLRQFGVGGVNLVAFTLREIVGDRLSEREVLKLLSATPPSIQKECGKAVEELLADFEILAFAPEATLGEWKDPAKIKSLISKTSEVLLRMVSLSGSDEPGA
- a CDS encoding VWA domain-containing protein, which gives rise to MRFANPEWLGLLWLLPALWLLLWWNGRLAKKKLTAELGVRMAPLLARDGSASKKRWKVALRSLGIVMACLGLARPQMGKGQSEIKVRGVELMVMLDISTSMLAEDVKPSRLQFAKAELTRLFDMMSGDKVGLVAFAGSALLLSPLTNDISSLKMFLDSVSPYSVETQGTDVTKGLEEAANAFERGGTEDDDQAKTTRVILVLSDGEDQEKGALEIAKKLTKEGVRIFTIAFGTERGGLVPMRDERGFLRGYKKDRSGKEVVSQVKGEFLKELARVGQGAFHFATFGGNEARMVKADLDKLQKTEFASSMATQYEERFQLFLALALLFFALELLISEQGGRERVWRGRFEAGLKAVLPFAIGLMLFKTDAALASDFDGVRKNNEAQKQFNAERPVEALEGFSKSLEHLPDRAEVHFNIATSFMALKDDDKALKEFDVALRTNPAPELEFKIHFNRAQVLATKKETARALDSYQNALRLNPDSVEVKTNIELLMAAGEGGGDGDEKNDKKDPNKQDQNGDQQNQPDQKQEQKPQQGPTPKPTARPFKSEQLSNQDVSRILEELKRQEDQIRERMQREGGKDAPREKDW